In the genome of Segatella copri, one region contains:
- a CDS encoding peptidoglycan DD-metalloendopeptidase family protein, translated as MSLKKQIKKISVVALLALTTVPVCGQDLLARQAPVDHRMKSLDTLAVSHYRLMEDRENPSAELYEDFSNKYAHKATALPERYRIDLRHFCMPTSSRVVTSNFGYRASFGRQHKGMDIKVYIGDSIHAAFSGKVRIVRYDRGGYGKFIVIRHNNGLETIYGHLSAQLVSENQEVRAGEVIGLGGNTGRSTGSHLHFETRLCGVALNPALFFDFRNQDVTGDFYDFKRDSYENEYAEANAARGKVGNGGYTREQVNGGEVGRYSASPSGEKLYHKVKPGETLMSIAEKRGVSVEKICRLNGYRKDKKLLPGQIIRYS; from the coding sequence ATGAGTTTAAAAAAGCAAATAAAGAAGATTTCGGTCGTGGCGTTGTTGGCGTTAACAACTGTTCCGGTTTGCGGACAAGATCTGTTGGCAAGACAAGCACCAGTTGACCACCGTATGAAATCATTGGATACTCTTGCAGTATCACATTATCGATTGATGGAAGATAGAGAAAATCCTTCTGCTGAGTTGTACGAAGATTTCTCTAACAAGTATGCCCACAAGGCAACCGCATTGCCTGAACGTTATCGCATAGATCTCCGTCATTTCTGCATGCCAACATCTAGTCGTGTTGTCACAAGTAACTTCGGTTACCGTGCTAGCTTTGGCCGCCAACATAAAGGTATGGACATCAAGGTTTATATTGGCGACTCAATCCACGCTGCCTTCTCAGGCAAGGTTCGCATCGTAAGATATGACAGAGGTGGTTACGGAAAGTTCATCGTAATTCGTCACAACAATGGTTTGGAGACCATCTACGGTCACCTCTCTGCGCAGCTCGTTTCCGAGAATCAGGAAGTAAGAGCTGGAGAAGTGATTGGCTTAGGTGGCAATACAGGTCGAAGCACCGGTTCGCACCTCCATTTCGAGACCCGTCTCTGTGGTGTGGCATTGAACCCAGCCCTGTTCTTCGATTTCCGCAACCAGGATGTCACTGGCGATTTCTACGATTTCAAGCGTGACAGTTACGAGAACGAGTATGCTGAGGCTAACGCTGCCCGTGGCAAGGTTGGCAACGGCGGTTACACCAGAGAGCAGGTTAACGGTGGCGAAGTGGGCAGATATTCTGCCAGCCCTTCTGGCGAAAAGCTTTACCACAAGGTTAAGCCTGGCGAGACGCTCATGAGCATCGCAGAGAAGCGTGGCGTAAGCGTAGAAAAGATTTGCCGCCTCAACGGTTACAGAAAGGACAAGAAGCTTCTTCCTGGTCAGATTATCCGCTACTCTTAA
- a CDS encoding Rpn family recombination-promoting nuclease/putative transposase, which translates to MKNMNMFEQMPFSEKYPVFRKLAEIGDLRKLSREELELYDEDIKNMRDIYATRKFDEKRGMEIGMKKGMEIGMAKGMAKGMEKEKLATAHRLLSMGLSDEQVSTVTELPLKEIQKLKEQNSFTS; encoded by the coding sequence ATGAAGAATATGAACATGTTTGAGCAGATGCCATTCAGCGAGAAGTATCCAGTCTTCCGCAAGTTGGCAGAAATAGGCGACCTCCGCAAGCTCTCCCGAGAGGAACTTGAGCTTTATGATGAGGACATCAAGAATATGCGTGATATATATGCCACCAGAAAGTTTGATGAGAAGAGAGGGATGGAAATAGGTATGAAAAAAGGTATGGAAATAGGTATGGCGAAAGGTATGGCGAAAGGTATGGAAAAAGAAAAGCTAGCCACAGCTCACCGCCTTCTATCAATGGGCCTTTCAGATGAGCAAGTATCAACTGTCACCGAGCTTCCGCTGAAGGAAATACAGAAATTGAAGGAACAAAATAGCTTTACAAGTTAA
- a CDS encoding alpha-amylase family glycosyl hydrolase encodes MKKIFTTLAAVLASVNMFAQGWPANHSGVMLQGFYWDSYFDSKWTNLEAQAPELSKYFNLVWIPQSANCGGDKSMGYDDFYWFTNYNSSFGNEKELRSLIQTFKSNGIGTIADVVINHRKNVSNWVDFPVETYKGVTYEMKSTDICANDDGGKTKKWADENGYKLSSIYDTGEDWGGMRDLDHSSQNVQTIVKAYLDMLLNDFGYAGFRYDMVKGYSGKYTGIYNNATKPNYSVGEYWDGNVSVVKNWLNATKVNDQITSAAFDFPIRYVVRDAIKANWSTVKTDGLANDPAYKQYAVTFVENHDTEYRSASEQQDPIRKDTLAANAYILASCGTPCVFYKHWIDCKQDIKAMINARQLAGITNTSNTTFNAYKGNGYNGIMTVGKKASLIAIVGPNANQFAAPNSYAELLNGYHYRYFMPKKANVAWVDLASGDYEGVMKAKLVAVSNEDNAQLVYTTDGTEPTASSKKAKSGEELEIPFGETTLKVGLLIDGVVSGVLTRTYKVEKPAAFEPYDITVYANADQVGWTSGFNFWAWCDSPNENLTASGKWPGDKVTQSKEIEGKKWFYQTYKIKSKSYMVSFVFSTGTGSPQTVDFANINKDTYLEIQNEKDGAKYKIKDVTADMPSTGISHPIIDNNAQNDPSWYTLSGMKMMKKPSQAGIYIHQGKKQIIR; translated from the coding sequence ATGAAGAAAATATTCACTACTCTTGCAGCCGTATTGGCAAGCGTAAATATGTTCGCACAGGGTTGGCCAGCCAACCATAGCGGCGTGATGCTCCAGGGATTCTACTGGGATTCCTATTTCGACTCAAAATGGACCAACCTCGAAGCGCAGGCTCCTGAACTGAGTAAGTATTTCAACCTCGTATGGATTCCGCAGAGCGCCAACTGTGGTGGAGATAAATCAATGGGATACGACGACTTCTACTGGTTTACCAACTACAACAGCTCTTTCGGAAACGAAAAGGAACTCCGCAGCCTCATCCAAACTTTTAAATCCAACGGCATCGGAACCATCGCCGACGTGGTTATCAACCATCGCAAAAATGTATCCAACTGGGTGGATTTCCCTGTGGAAACCTACAAGGGCGTAACTTACGAGATGAAATCCACCGACATCTGCGCCAACGATGACGGAGGCAAAACCAAGAAATGGGCTGACGAAAACGGCTATAAGCTCAGCAGCATTTACGATACCGGCGAAGACTGGGGCGGCATGCGCGACCTTGACCACAGCAGCCAGAACGTGCAGACCATCGTAAAGGCTTATCTTGACATGCTCCTCAATGACTTCGGCTACGCCGGATTCCGTTACGACATGGTGAAGGGATACAGCGGCAAATACACGGGCATCTACAATAATGCTACCAAACCTAACTATTCCGTAGGAGAATATTGGGATGGAAATGTATCTGTAGTCAAAAACTGGCTCAACGCCACCAAGGTGAATGACCAGATAACAAGTGCTGCCTTCGACTTCCCTATCCGCTACGTGGTGCGCGATGCCATCAAAGCCAACTGGTCAACCGTAAAGACCGATGGTCTGGCTAACGACCCAGCTTACAAGCAGTATGCCGTTACCTTCGTGGAGAATCACGATACAGAATATCGCTCAGCCAGCGAACAGCAGGACCCTATCCGCAAGGATACCCTGGCAGCCAATGCCTACATTCTGGCTTCGTGCGGAACCCCATGCGTATTCTACAAGCACTGGATTGACTGCAAGCAGGATATCAAGGCGATGATCAACGCACGCCAGCTGGCTGGCATCACCAACACCAGCAATACCACCTTCAATGCCTACAAAGGCAATGGCTATAACGGCATCATGACCGTAGGCAAGAAAGCTTCGCTCATCGCCATCGTAGGTCCTAACGCCAACCAGTTTGCTGCGCCTAATTCATACGCCGAACTTCTAAACGGCTACCACTACCGCTACTTCATGCCTAAGAAGGCAAACGTGGCTTGGGTTGATTTGGCTTCGGGTGATTACGAAGGCGTGATGAAGGCAAAGCTCGTGGCAGTAAGCAACGAGGATAATGCGCAGCTGGTTTACACCACCGACGGCACCGAACCTACAGCCAGCAGCAAGAAGGCAAAGAGCGGCGAAGAACTGGAGATTCCTTTCGGCGAGACAACCCTGAAAGTGGGCTTGCTGATAGATGGCGTTGTGAGCGGCGTGCTGACCCGTACTTACAAAGTAGAAAAGCCTGCAGCCTTCGAGCCATACGATATTACCGTTTATGCCAATGCCGACCAGGTGGGCTGGACCAGCGGTTTCAACTTCTGGGCATGGTGCGACAGTCCTAACGAGAACCTGACCGCTTCGGGTAAGTGGCCAGGCGACAAGGTTACCCAGAGCAAGGAAATTGAGGGAAAGAAGTGGTTCTATCAGACTTACAAGATCAAGAGCAAGAGCTACATGGTTTCCTTCGTATTCAGCACAGGCACAGGTTCTCCACAGACCGTAGATTTCGCAAATATAAATAAGGATACTTATCTGGAGATTCAGAACGAGAAGGATGGTGCGAAGTATAAGATTAAGGATGTTACAGCCGACATGCCATCTACCGGCATCAGCCATCCTATCATCGACAACAACGCCCAGAACGACCCATCCTGGTACACCCTGAGCGGTATGAAGATGATGAAGAAGCCATCACAGGCTGGCATCTACATTCACCAGGGAAAGAAGCAGATAATCAGATAA
- a CDS encoding 2-C-methyl-D-erythritol 4-phosphate cytidylyltransferase → MDYVIIVAGGKGLRMGSEIPKQFLPVAGKPILMRTIERFHEYDPELSIILVLPESQQAYWHQLCEEYHFDIKHQIANGGETRFHSSKNGLALIPDNEDGVVGIHDGVRPFVSKEVIEECFETAREEYAAIPVYAVTDTLRYIDQHGGGKNVLRSDYRVVQTPQAFDIGLAKQAFNQEYKEQFTDDASVVESLGCQVAMVEGNRENIKITTPFDIKIAEALLNEK, encoded by the coding sequence ATGGATTACGTTATCATAGTAGCCGGAGGCAAGGGCCTCCGCATGGGAAGCGAGATTCCCAAGCAATTTCTGCCAGTGGCAGGCAAACCTATCCTGATGCGCACCATCGAGCGCTTTCATGAGTACGACCCAGAGCTGAGCATCATCCTGGTTCTGCCAGAGAGCCAGCAGGCATACTGGCACCAGCTCTGCGAGGAGTACCACTTCGACATCAAGCACCAGATAGCCAATGGCGGCGAAACCCGCTTCCACTCTTCCAAGAACGGACTGGCGCTCATCCCTGACAATGAGGATGGTGTAGTGGGCATCCACGACGGCGTTCGCCCATTCGTTTCCAAAGAGGTTATCGAGGAATGCTTCGAGACGGCACGCGAGGAATACGCTGCCATCCCTGTGTACGCCGTGACTGATACCCTGCGCTACATCGACCAGCACGGCGGCGGCAAGAACGTGCTCCGCAGCGACTACCGTGTGGTACAGACGCCTCAGGCCTTTGATATAGGACTGGCAAAACAGGCATTCAACCAGGAGTACAAGGAGCAGTTCACCGACGATGCATCGGTGGTAGAAAGCCTCGGCTGTCAGGTGGCAATGGTAGAGGGTAATAGAGAGAATATCAAGATTACCACTCCATTCGACATCAAGATTGCCGAAGCATTGCTCAACGAGAAATAA
- a CDS encoding DJ-1 family glyoxalase III — protein MAKVYEFLANGFEEIEGLAPVDILRRGGVEVKTVSITGSEWVETAHGITLKADLKFEDVASFEDADMLLLPGGMPGSTHLNEHEGVRQALIAQHKAGKRIGAICAAPMVLASTGILEGKKATCYPGFEQYFGENTEYTATLFQEDGNVITGEGPAATLPYAYKILSYFVSKETVAALQDGMMYDHLMKNKH, from the coding sequence ATGGCAAAGGTATATGAATTTCTTGCTAATGGCTTCGAGGAAATCGAAGGATTGGCTCCTGTTGACATCCTCCGCAGAGGTGGTGTTGAAGTAAAAACCGTGAGCATTACGGGTAGTGAATGGGTGGAAACCGCACATGGCATCACCCTAAAGGCAGACCTGAAGTTTGAGGATGTAGCCAGCTTTGAGGATGCCGACATGCTGCTTCTCCCTGGCGGAATGCCAGGCAGCACTCACCTGAACGAGCACGAGGGTGTGCGCCAGGCACTCATCGCACAGCACAAGGCAGGCAAGCGAATTGGTGCCATCTGCGCAGCTCCTATGGTTCTGGCAAGCACAGGCATCCTGGAGGGAAAGAAGGCTACCTGCTATCCTGGTTTCGAACAGTACTTCGGCGAGAACACCGAATACACCGCTACCCTCTTCCAGGAGGATGGCAACGTGATTACGGGCGAAGGTCCTGCCGCTACCCTTCCATACGCCTACAAGATATTGAGCTATTTCGTAAGCAAGGAAACAGTTGCAGCCTTGCAGGATGGCATGATGTATGATCATCTCATGAAGAACAAGCATTAG
- the rseP gene encoding RIP metalloprotease RseP: MEVFLIKALQLMLSLSILVLLHEGGHFFFSKLFGVRVEKFYLFFDPWFHLFEFKPKNSDTTYGLGWLPLGGYCKISGMIDESFDTEQMKQPEQPYEFRSKPAWQRLLIMVGGVLVNFVLALFIYSMILFHWGDDYVSTKDMTQGMKFNTEAKALGFQDHDILVGTEKGEFKTFDGDMYRDISTASRVDIIRNGKPMSLNLPGDLDMLSMIKESPRFVEVYIPLQIDSVMKDSPASKLGLAKGDKILAINGKKVESFNDFQLELGRVGDVLASASTHQDSVKALTASVEYMKASGDTLKNNVLLLADKENVKFGFYNHPVMLDYKVTHISYGFFQSFPAGIKYGWNVLAGYVGDMKYVFSKEGAKSLGGFGALGSLFPSMWDWHAFWMMTAFLSIILAFMNILPIPALDGGHVFFLLYEMITGRKPGDKFMERAEYVGFGILVLLLVVANLNDVLRFFGIM, from the coding sequence ATGGAAGTATTTTTGATCAAAGCGTTGCAGCTGATGCTGTCGCTTTCCATCTTGGTGCTGCTCCATGAGGGCGGACACTTCTTCTTCTCCAAACTCTTCGGCGTAAGAGTAGAGAAGTTCTATCTGTTCTTCGATCCATGGTTCCATCTTTTCGAGTTCAAGCCAAAGAACTCTGATACCACTTACGGTTTGGGATGGTTGCCTCTCGGAGGATATTGCAAGATTTCGGGTATGATTGACGAGAGTTTCGATACCGAGCAGATGAAACAGCCAGAACAGCCATACGAGTTCCGCAGCAAGCCAGCTTGGCAGCGTCTGCTCATCATGGTGGGTGGTGTGCTGGTCAACTTCGTGTTGGCGCTCTTCATCTATTCTATGATTCTCTTCCACTGGGGCGATGATTATGTTTCTACCAAGGACATGACCCAGGGTATGAAGTTCAATACCGAGGCCAAGGCGCTTGGATTCCAGGATCATGATATCCTGGTGGGTACAGAGAAGGGCGAGTTCAAGACCTTCGATGGCGATATGTATCGCGATATTTCTACCGCCTCTCGTGTGGATATCATCCGTAATGGCAAGCCGATGAGCCTGAATTTGCCGGGCGACCTCGACATGCTGAGCATGATTAAGGAGAGTCCTCGCTTCGTAGAGGTTTATATTCCGCTTCAGATTGACAGCGTGATGAAGGATTCTCCTGCCAGCAAGCTTGGTTTGGCTAAGGGCGATAAGATTCTGGCGATTAATGGCAAGAAGGTTGAGTCGTTCAACGACTTCCAGTTGGAGTTGGGACGTGTTGGAGATGTGCTTGCATCTGCTTCAACCCATCAGGATAGCGTAAAGGCATTAACAGCCAGCGTTGAGTATATGAAGGCTTCTGGCGATACCTTGAAGAACAATGTCCTGTTGTTGGCAGATAAGGAGAATGTGAAGTTTGGCTTCTATAATCATCCTGTGATGCTCGATTACAAGGTAACCCATATCAGTTATGGTTTCTTCCAGAGTTTCCCTGCCGGTATCAAGTATGGCTGGAACGTCTTGGCAGGCTACGTAGGTGATATGAAGTATGTGTTCTCCAAGGAAGGAGCCAAGAGTTTGGGCGGTTTCGGAGCCTTGGGCAGCTTGTTCCCTTCTATGTGGGATTGGCATGCTTTCTGGATGATGACCGCATTCCTGAGCATTATTCTGGCGTTTATGAACATCCTGCCTATTCCTGCATTGGATGGTGGTCATGTGTTCTTCCTTCTTTACGAGATGATTACAGGCCGCAAGCCAGGCGATAAGTTCATGGAGCGTGCCGAGTATGTAGGTTTCGGTATTCTCGTCTTGCTGTTGGTGGTAGCCAACCTGAACGATGTTTTGCGATTCTTCGGAATCATGTAA
- a CDS encoding ABC transporter ATP-binding protein — protein sequence MFKVIKLPKFKYSAKMLLVWLWVVWKGNRLQAVLNAAMGLLSVGVSLAQVWAVKRAIDVASHSVEGNVYWAVGLMGLLILCDFALSVGSIWIRNVLGIRAQNRMQQRMLNRILRSEWHGREKMHSGDVLNRLENDVNKVVDFLTETLPNTLGVLAMFLGAFFYLFSMDKMLSVVIVIMIPIFLAFSKIYMNKMRYLTRLVRDSDSQVQSVLQETIQHRMLVKTLQAEKPMVEKLEETQRRLRGNVMVRTKFNVLSNFFLNFGFALGYLVAFLWAALRMGAGTLTFGGMTAFLQLVNKIQTPARNLTKLAPAFVGVFTAAERLMELEENPLEEQGEPLLVPAPCGIRLDDISYAYDKDEFSDSQRQQVRNIIHHLSFDFCPGSCTAILGETGSGKTTLIRLILALLHPQEGKVTIYNKVGDEIRNQAELSPLHRCNFVYVPQGNTLMSGTIRDNLRLGKIGATDEEMRAALHQSCADFVFDLPDGLDTLCSEQGGGLSEGQAQRIAIARSLLRNRSIMLFDEATSALDPETERQLLQNILSSHDKTIIFITHRPAVIEYCDQTLEIKRNVD from the coding sequence ATGTTCAAAGTAATCAAGCTTCCGAAATTCAAGTATTCTGCCAAGATGCTGCTGGTGTGGCTCTGGGTGGTATGGAAGGGCAACCGCCTGCAGGCTGTCCTCAATGCTGCTATGGGCTTACTTTCGGTGGGCGTGAGCCTGGCGCAGGTATGGGCGGTAAAGCGTGCCATCGATGTTGCCTCCCATTCCGTAGAGGGCAATGTCTATTGGGCGGTGGGCTTGATGGGATTGCTGATTCTCTGCGACTTCGCCTTGAGCGTAGGAAGCATCTGGATTCGCAACGTGTTGGGCATCAGGGCGCAAAACCGCATGCAGCAGCGCATGCTCAATCGCATCCTGCGTTCCGAGTGGCACGGCAGGGAGAAAATGCATTCGGGCGATGTGCTCAACCGCCTGGAGAACGATGTGAACAAGGTGGTTGATTTCCTTACGGAGACATTGCCTAACACCCTGGGTGTGCTGGCGATGTTCCTGGGTGCCTTCTTCTATCTCTTCTCCATGGATAAGATGCTGTCCGTCGTCATCGTCATCATGATTCCTATCTTCCTGGCGTTCAGCAAAATCTATATGAACAAGATGCGATACCTCACTCGCTTGGTGCGCGATTCCGACAGTCAGGTGCAGAGCGTCTTGCAGGAAACCATCCAGCATCGCATGCTTGTGAAGACCTTGCAGGCGGAGAAGCCGATGGTGGAGAAACTGGAGGAAACCCAGCGCCGGTTGCGGGGCAATGTGATGGTGCGTACCAAGTTCAATGTGTTGAGTAATTTCTTCTTGAACTTCGGCTTTGCCCTGGGCTATCTTGTAGCCTTCCTCTGGGCAGCCTTGCGCATGGGAGCTGGCACCCTTACCTTTGGTGGCATGACCGCCTTTCTGCAATTGGTAAACAAGATACAGACGCCAGCACGTAATCTTACCAAACTGGCGCCTGCCTTCGTGGGCGTGTTTACGGCAGCCGAGCGATTGATGGAGCTGGAAGAGAATCCGCTGGAAGAGCAGGGTGAACCTCTCCTGGTGCCTGCGCCTTGCGGCATCCGTCTCGATGATATTTCCTATGCCTACGATAAGGATGAATTCTCGGATAGCCAGCGCCAGCAGGTGCGCAACATCATCCATCATCTCAGTTTCGATTTCTGTCCGGGTTCGTGTACGGCGATATTGGGAGAAACGGGTTCGGGAAAGACCACGCTGATTCGTCTGATTCTTGCCTTGCTCCATCCGCAGGAAGGAAAGGTAACTATATATAATAAGGTAGGAGATGAAATCAGGAATCAGGCAGAGCTTTCGCCTTTGCATCGCTGCAACTTCGTGTATGTGCCGCAGGGCAACACGCTGATGAGCGGTACCATCCGTGATAATCTGCGATTGGGCAAGATTGGTGCCACCGACGAGGAGATGCGGGCAGCGTTGCATCAGAGTTGCGCCGACTTCGTTTTTGATTTGCCAGATGGACTCGATACCCTGTGTAGCGAACAGGGTGGCGGATTGAGCGAGGGACAGGCGCAGCGCATCGCCATTGCCCGAAGTCTTCTGCGCAATCGCAGCATCATGCTCTTCGATGAGGCTACCAGTGCGCTTGATCCGGAAACCGAGCGTCAGCTTCTTCAGAATATCCTTTCATCGCATGATAAGACCATCATCTTCATCACCCATCGTCCTGCCGTGATAGAATATTGCGACCAGACGCTGGAGATTAAGCGAAATGTGGATTAA
- a CDS encoding NAD kinase, with product MAQQHLKFAIFGNEYQAKKSASIMRILSYLDKKDAEVYIESLFYDFLTKVEHQEVRAAGVFEDYNFDVDYVISMGGDGTFLKAASRVGAKGTPIIGVNMGRLGFLADVLPSEIEPALDSLYAGECKIEEHAVLQVQPEGGILAGYPFALNDIAVLKRDDASMISIRTQVDGEFLVTYQADGLIVSTPTGSTAYNLSNGGPIIIPQSGSFCLTPVAPHSLNIRPIVINDTAEIVLDVESRSHNYLVAIDGRSERMTEQTRLIIRKAPHAIKIVKQRNQRYFSTLREKLMWGADQRQR from the coding sequence ATGGCACAACAACATTTAAAATTCGCAATATTTGGCAATGAATACCAGGCTAAGAAGTCGGCTTCCATCATGAGAATCCTTTCTTACCTCGACAAAAAGGATGCAGAAGTGTATATCGAAAGTCTCTTCTACGACTTCCTCACCAAGGTGGAGCACCAGGAGGTAAGGGCGGCAGGCGTCTTTGAAGATTATAACTTCGATGTGGATTACGTCATCTCGATGGGTGGCGATGGTACCTTCCTCAAGGCGGCTAGCCGGGTGGGTGCCAAGGGTACGCCTATCATTGGTGTGAACATGGGTCGACTGGGCTTTCTTGCCGACGTGCTTCCTAGCGAGATAGAGCCGGCACTCGACAGTCTTTATGCGGGCGAATGTAAGATAGAGGAGCATGCCGTGCTGCAGGTGCAGCCTGAGGGCGGCATCCTGGCGGGTTATCCTTTCGCCCTGAACGATATTGCCGTGTTGAAGCGTGATGATGCTTCCATGATTTCCATCCGCACGCAGGTGGATGGCGAGTTCCTGGTTACCTATCAGGCGGACGGCTTGATAGTTTCCACGCCTACGGGTTCTACCGCCTACAACCTCTCTAATGGCGGACCTATCATCATTCCGCAGAGCGGCAGTTTCTGTTTAACTCCTGTGGCACCCCATAGCTTGAACATCCGTCCTATCGTTATCAACGATACGGCAGAGATTGTGCTAGATGTGGAAAGCCGCAGCCACAACTATCTCGTAGCCATCGATGGCCGCAGCGAGCGTATGACGGAGCAGACCCGCCTCATCATCCGCAAGGCACCGCATGCCATCAAGATAGTGAAGCAGCGCAACCAGCGTTACTTCTCCACACTCCGCGAAAAGTTAATGTGGGGTGCTGATCAAAGACAAAGATAA
- the recG gene encoding ATP-dependent DNA helicase RecG: MSSILDQDIKFLPNVGPKTKEILSKELGINSYGDLLEYFPYKYVDRSKIFHISELTPDMPYVQIKGKILSYEERDTGKRNSMLVAHFSDGYGVADLIWFRGTQYILKNFKVGTEYIVFGKPSVYGGRFQFTHPDIDDASKLQITEMGMQPFYGMTELMKKRGYSSRSIEKITKSLVRILPPLPETLPDFLINRLHLVSRDAALRMIHYPHSHQEMQKAQVRLKFEELFYVQLNILRYASDQRRKYRGYVFNRIGDIFNGFYAHNLPFELTGAQKRVMHEIRADMCSGKQMNRLLQGDVGSGKTLVALMTMLIALDNGYQACLMAPTEILAEQHLQTIREFLKGMDIRVELLTGIVKGKKRKEILDGLATGAVQILIGTHAVLEDPVSFCRLGIAVIDEQHRFGVEQRARLWAKSANPPHVLVMTATPIPRTLAMTIYGDLDVSVIDQLPPGRKPVRTLHKFDNQLTSLYQSIRHQIELGRQVYVVFPLIKESEKMDLKNLEEGYETLKQAFPEFSLSKIHGKMKSAEKEEEMERFVKGETQILVATTVIEVGVNVPNASVMVILDAQRFGLSQLHQLRGRVGRGSDQSYCILVTNYKLSEETRKRIDIMCDTNDGFQIAEADLKLRGPGDLEGTQQSGMAFDLKIANIAKDGQLVQLARTEAQAIIDNDPLCEKPQNSILWNRLRELKKTNINWAAIS, encoded by the coding sequence ATGAGTAGTATTCTAGATCAAGACATCAAGTTCCTGCCCAACGTGGGACCCAAGACGAAAGAGATACTGAGCAAAGAGCTTGGTATCAACTCTTATGGTGACTTGCTGGAATACTTCCCATATAAATACGTAGACCGCTCGAAGATATTCCACATCAGCGAGCTCACCCCCGACATGCCATACGTGCAGATTAAGGGAAAGATTCTGAGTTACGAGGAGAGAGACACGGGCAAGCGCAACAGCATGCTGGTGGCCCACTTCTCGGATGGTTACGGCGTGGCAGACCTCATCTGGTTTCGTGGCACCCAATACATTCTGAAGAACTTCAAGGTGGGCACCGAATACATCGTCTTCGGAAAACCATCGGTCTATGGAGGCCGCTTCCAGTTTACGCATCCCGATATCGATGATGCCAGCAAACTGCAGATTACGGAGATGGGCATGCAGCCTTTCTACGGCATGACCGAGTTGATGAAAAAGCGTGGCTACTCTTCACGAAGCATCGAGAAGATAACCAAGAGTCTGGTGCGCATCCTCCCTCCCCTGCCCGAGACGCTGCCCGATTTCCTCATCAACCGCCTGCATCTCGTATCCCGTGATGCCGCCTTGCGCATGATTCATTATCCGCATTCGCATCAGGAGATGCAGAAGGCACAGGTAAGACTGAAATTTGAGGAACTCTTCTATGTGCAGCTCAATATATTAAGGTACGCGAGCGACCAGCGCCGCAAATACCGCGGCTACGTATTCAATCGCATCGGCGACATCTTCAACGGCTTCTATGCCCACAACCTGCCCTTCGAACTGACGGGTGCCCAGAAAAGGGTGATGCACGAGATACGAGCCGACATGTGCAGCGGCAAGCAGATGAACCGTCTGCTGCAAGGCGACGTGGGCTCGGGCAAGACGCTCGTGGCGCTGATGACCATGCTCATAGCCCTGGACAACGGTTACCAGGCATGCCTCATGGCACCTACCGAGATTCTTGCCGAACAGCATCTGCAAACCATCCGTGAATTTCTGAAAGGGATGGATATCCGGGTGGAACTGCTGACGGGCATCGTGAAGGGCAAGAAACGCAAGGAGATTCTGGATGGTCTCGCCACCGGTGCCGTACAGATACTGATAGGTACGCATGCCGTGCTCGAAGACCCCGTGTCATTCTGCCGCCTGGGCATTGCCGTGATTGACGAGCAGCATCGCTTCGGCGTGGAACAGCGTGCCCGATTATGGGCAAAGAGTGCCAATCCGCCTCATGTGCTGGTAATGACAGCCACCCCTATCCCCCGCACCCTCGCCATGACCATTTATGGCGACCTGGATGTAAGCGTGATAGACCAGTTGCCGCCAGGCAGAAAGCCCGTAAGAACCCTGCATAAGTTCGACAACCAGTTGACGAGTCTCTACCAGAGCATCCGTCACCAGATAGAGTTGGGCAGACAGGTTTACGTCGTCTTCCCGCTCATCAAGGAGAGTGAGAAGATGGACCTGAAGAATCTGGAGGAAGGTTATGAGACGCTGAAGCAAGCCTTTCCTGAATTCAGCCTCAGCAAGATTCATGGCAAGATGAAATCTGCCGAGAAGGAAGAGGAGATGGAGCGCTTCGTGAAGGGTGAGACCCAGATACTCGTTGCCACCACCGTGATAGAAGTGGGTGTGAACGTGCCCAATGCTTCGGTGATGGTAATTCTGGACGCACAGCGCTTCGGTCTCTCGCAGCTTCACCAGCTGAGGGGCAGAGTGGGACGTGGCAGCGACCAGAGCTACTGCATTCTGGTTACGAACTACAAGCTATCGGAAGAAACCCGCAAGCGCATTGACATCATGTGTGATACGAATGACGGTTTCCAGATTGCCGAAGCCGACCTGAAGCTCCGTGGTCCTGGCGACCTGGAAGGTACGCAGCAGAGCGGCATGGCATTCGACCTGAAAATTGCGAATATAGCCAAGGATGGTCAGCTGGTTCAACTGGCGCGCACAGAAGCCCAGGCCATCATCGACAACGACCCTCTCTGCGAGAAGCCTCAGAACTCCATCTTATGGAATAGACTCAGAGAACTCAAGAAAACGAATATCAACTGGGCGGCAATCAGCTAG